In a single window of the Campylobacter fetus subsp. testudinum 03-427 genome:
- a CDS encoding zinc metallopeptidase, M23 family (Pfam match to PF01551.18 Peptidase_M23), whose translation MQKFLLILLLFVTAVFGATIGNGETQIISIESQYAGKLTANDKKISWIDHPLKPGFKIAFIPASYYETKNINVKNSLNGETGITEFELVKKDYKKEKIIVSESKVKPPESVMKRIDKEKREAQQIYKTVSKGLFFNDKFISPMDSFITSEFGTARVFNGLIKSYHGGTDFRAAVGENVIAANSGIVKIAKDRYYAGKSVVIDHGSGIYTQYYHLSDISVKVGQKVNKGDILGLSGNSGRVSGPHLHFGVIINNVQVNPLDFINKINMVL comes from the coding sequence ATGCAAAAATTTTTACTTATTTTGCTGCTATTTGTAACAGCAGTTTTTGGTGCTACTATAGGAAATGGTGAGACGCAAATCATCAGTATCGAATCTCAATACGCAGGAAAACTAACTGCAAACGATAAAAAAATATCTTGGATAGATCATCCGTTAAAACCAGGATTTAAAATAGCGTTTATACCAGCTAGTTATTACGAAACAAAAAATATCAACGTTAAAAATAGTTTAAACGGCGAGACAGGAATTACTGAGTTCGAACTTGTTAAGAAAGATTATAAAAAAGAGAAGATCATCGTCTCAGAATCAAAAGTAAAACCGCCTGAGTCTGTTATGAAACGTATAGACAAAGAGAAGCGCGAAGCTCAGCAAATTTATAAAACAGTTAGCAAAGGTCTATTTTTTAACGATAAATTTATATCTCCTATGGATAGTTTTATAACAAGTGAGTTTGGTACTGCTAGAGTATTTAATGGACTTATAAAAAGTTATCATGGCGGGACGGATTTTAGAGCTGCAGTCGGAGAAAACGTAATAGCTGCAAATAGCGGCATAGTAAAGATAGCAAAAGATAGATATTACGCCGGTAAAAGCGTAGTTATAGATCACGGAAGCGGCATTTACACTCAGTACTACCATCTTAGTGATATCAGCGTAAAAGTTGGTCAAAAAGTAAATAAAGGCGATATACTAGGTCTTAGTGGAAATAGTGGTAGAGTTAGCGGGCCGCACTTGCATTTTGGAGTGATTATAAACAATGTTCAAGTAAATCCTCTTGATTTTATAAATAAAATTAATATGGTTTTATAA
- a CDS encoding Na+/alanine symporter family protein (Pfam match to PF01235.13 Na_Ala_symp), with protein MNFIISSLDSINGWLYTYYLVVLLVFAGIFLSFKFGFVQIRMFIESLKVATEKVDKDVLHPEHISPFQALMISTASKIGIGNIAGIAFAITAGGAGAIFWMWVMAFFGGASAFAESTLAQIYKSKDGNGFKGGPAYYITKALSMKWIGTLFAIILILTYAYGFNGLQSYTMTSAFQIYTYATTWEEFRDSGITIYIGAILAILTTILFFSKSYTIGKVSSIIVPYMAIAYTFLAVIAIILNYEKIPEVLTRIFEEAFDFKAIFGGFAGSTIAIGIKRGLFSNEAGMGSAPNAAAAAHTSHPAKQGLIQSLAVFIDVFICTSTAFLVLFSTKFIGKGQELTALPLVQQAMQEYFGNIGLHFVSAAIALFAITSLIGNYYYAQANIKYLTNNRIIMFLFKVSAVAMVFIGAQMNLILAWSLADILMAGMATLNILAILFLSDIVKRTLQDYMIQKKAGEEPVFKAKELGIKNAECWE; from the coding sequence ATGAATTTTATAATCTCTTCACTAGATAGTATTAATGGCTGGTTATATACATATTATCTTGTTGTCCTGCTTGTTTTTGCAGGTATTTTTCTAAGTTTTAAATTTGGATTTGTACAGATTAGGATGTTTATAGAAAGTCTTAAAGTAGCAACAGAAAAAGTAGATAAAGATGTCTTACATCCTGAACATATAAGCCCTTTTCAAGCACTTATGATATCAACAGCAAGTAAAATAGGTATAGGAAATATAGCAGGAATTGCGTTTGCTATCACAGCAGGCGGAGCTGGAGCTATATTTTGGATGTGGGTAATGGCGTTTTTTGGTGGAGCAAGCGCATTTGCAGAGAGTACGTTAGCTCAAATTTATAAAAGCAAAGACGGTAATGGATTTAAAGGCGGACCTGCATACTACATAACAAAAGCTTTAAGTATGAAATGGATAGGTACTTTATTTGCAATTATATTGATACTTACGTACGCTTACGGTTTTAATGGATTACAAAGCTATACTATGACTTCAGCTTTTCAAATTTACACTTATGCAACTACTTGGGAGGAGTTTAGAGATAGTGGGATAACTATCTATATAGGAGCTATTTTAGCGATTCTAACTACTATTTTATTTTTTAGCAAAAGCTATACTATAGGTAAAGTTAGCTCTATTATCGTACCTTATATGGCTATCGCATATACTTTTTTAGCAGTAATTGCCATAATTTTAAACTATGAAAAAATACCTGAAGTTTTGACGCGTATATTTGAAGAAGCATTTGATTTTAAAGCTATTTTTGGAGGTTTTGCCGGATCTACAATTGCAATAGGTATAAAAAGAGGGCTTTTTTCAAATGAAGCTGGTATGGGCTCAGCACCAAATGCAGCAGCAGCCGCTCATACTAGTCACCCTGCAAAACAAGGATTGATACAAAGTTTAGCGGTATTTATAGATGTATTTATATGTACTAGCACAGCATTTTTAGTGCTATTTTCTACTAAATTTATAGGAAAAGGACAAGAATTAACAGCACTTCCTCTCGTGCAACAAGCTATGCAAGAGTATTTCGGAAATATAGGATTACACTTTGTATCGGCGGCTATTGCGTTATTTGCCATAACATCTCTTATAGGAAATTACTATTATGCTCAAGCAAATATAAAATATTTAACAAATAATAGGATAATTATGTTTTTATTTAAAGTTTCTGCTGTGGCTATGGTGTTTATAGGAGCTCAGATGAACTTAATTTTAGCTTGGAGTTTAGCAGATATACTTATGGCAGGTATGGCTACTTTAAATATATTGGCAATACTATTTTTATCAGATATAGTTAAGAGAACGCTTCAAGATTATATGATACAGAAAAAAGCAGGAGAAGAACCTGTTTTTAAAGCTAAGGAGTTAGGTATAAAAAATGCAGAATGTTGGGAATAA
- a CDS encoding heavy metal translocating P-type ATPase (Pfam matches to PF00122.16 E1-E2_ATPase, and to PF00702.22 Hydrolase) encodes MPKLKLMPKNSLKIASHVNNRVRFICNELNEFSDEGNLEAEILKLEDVLNARVNKAAKSIIITYSRNLKNIIQAISNIQISTLKSIKNSPSKAEIYKSAAILALTSINKNKFINIAATLAGSKSLFKEGTYELLHDGLTSKTLEALAVGVSLARGDYSAANGTNLLLNLGEYIEESTVHKSDDLIKELARPNVKEAWIEMIHNGKKELKLINTKDIKIGDIVVVSTGESIAIDGYIVEGSASINQVSMTGEAEPVKKERGDRVMSGTIVEEGRIKIWAELIGDETATSRIKKYIQASLNEKSSIGLKATKLADKLVPVTLGLAGLSYVINKNTMAMASVLQADYSCALKLATPVAFKTSISKAGRDGILIKGAKAIEALANADTFVFDKTGTLTQGNLSVAEIYSFDEGISSDELLNLSASAEEHYFHPVAEAIVKAARQRGFHHIHHEEVEFIVAHGVKTVVKGKEVVIGSRHFLEDDEMIDFSAHKSKLEESIKSGFAMLYIGYDKKLIGTIALKDEIRDNAKECIQKLKEYGVKEIIMLTGDVQNKADEVAKSIGVDKVFANCLPTDKAQIIENLRKSGKNIAFIGDGINDAPSLVKANVGISMSKGADIAKASADISLLKDDICSVAKVKLIANKTMDKINTNFKATVGINSGILLGATLGKLNPIQTAVLHNGTTIALLLNSLNSADINQSY; translated from the coding sequence ATGCCAAAGCTGAAGTTAATGCCCAAAAATAGTCTAAAAATAGCTAGTCACGTAAATAACAGAGTTAGATTTATCTGCAATGAGCTAAATGAATTTAGCGACGAGGGAAATCTTGAAGCTGAAATTTTAAAGTTAGAAGATGTTTTAAACGCAAGAGTAAATAAAGCTGCAAAAAGCATTATAATAACTTATAGTAGAAATTTAAAAAATATAATACAAGCTATCAGCAACATACAAATTTCAACTTTAAAAAGTATAAAAAACAGTCCAAGCAAAGCTGAAATTTATAAATCAGCAGCGATATTGGCCTTAACTAGTATAAATAAAAATAAATTTATAAACATAGCAGCCACTCTTGCAGGTTCTAAATCGCTTTTTAAAGAAGGTACTTATGAATTACTTCATGATGGACTTACAAGCAAAACTCTTGAAGCATTAGCTGTTGGAGTCAGCCTTGCAAGAGGAGATTACTCAGCAGCAAATGGTACAAATTTGCTTTTAAATTTAGGTGAATATATAGAAGAAAGCACTGTACATAAAAGCGATGATCTAATAAAAGAATTAGCACGTCCAAATGTAAAAGAAGCATGGATAGAAATGATCCATAATGGCAAAAAAGAGCTTAAACTCATAAATACCAAAGATATAAAAATAGGAGATATAGTAGTAGTATCTACTGGTGAGAGCATAGCGATAGACGGATATATCGTAGAAGGAAGTGCTAGTATAAATCAAGTAAGTATGACAGGAGAAGCTGAGCCAGTAAAAAAAGAACGCGGCGATAGAGTTATGAGTGGAACTATAGTTGAAGAAGGACGTATAAAAATATGGGCAGAACTCATAGGCGATGAAACTGCTACTAGCCGTATAAAAAAGTACATTCAAGCAAGCTTAAATGAGAAATCATCTATAGGATTAAAAGCTACAAAACTTGCAGATAAGTTAGTACCAGTAACTCTTGGGTTAGCCGGTCTTAGTTATGTAATAAATAAAAATACAATGGCTATGGCTTCGGTGCTACAAGCAGACTATTCGTGCGCTCTAAAATTAGCAACGCCAGTAGCTTTTAAAACAAGTATAAGCAAAGCTGGACGTGATGGTATCTTGATAAAAGGAGCAAAAGCGATAGAAGCTTTAGCAAACGCAGATACGTTTGTTTTTGATAAAACAGGAACACTAACGCAAGGAAATTTGAGTGTAGCTGAAATTTATAGTTTTGATGAAGGTATCAGCTCAGATGAGCTATTAAATTTAAGTGCAAGTGCGGAAGAGCACTACTTTCATCCAGTAGCCGAAGCTATAGTCAAAGCAGCGAGACAAAGAGGTTTTCATCATATACATCACGAAGAAGTCGAATTTATAGTAGCTCACGGCGTAAAAACAGTGGTAAAAGGAAAAGAAGTAGTTATAGGAAGCAGACACTTTCTTGAAGATGATGAAATGATAGATTTTTCTGCTCATAAATCAAAGCTTGAAGAGAGTATCAAAAGCGGATTTGCTATGCTATACATAGGATATGATAAAAAACTCATAGGCACGATAGCTCTAAAAGATGAGATAAGAGATAATGCAAAAGAGTGCATACAAAAGTTAAAAGAGTACGGAGTAAAAGAAATAATAATGCTAACAGGCGACGTGCAAAACAAAGCCGATGAAGTAGCAAAAAGTATCGGCGTAGATAAGGTATTTGCGAATTGCCTACCTACTGATAAAGCACAAATCATTGAAAATTTAAGAAAAAGCGGAAAAAATATAGCGTTCATAGGAGATGGGATAAACGACGCTCCAAGCTTAGTTAAAGCAAATGTTGGCATAAGTATGAGTAAAGGTGCAGATATCGCAAAAGCGAGTGCGGATATAAGTCTTTTAAAAGACGATATATGCTCAGTAGCAAAGGTAAAGCTCATAGCAAACAAAACAATGGATAAGATAAACACGAATTTCAAAGCAACAGTAGGTATAAACTCAGGAATACTACTTGGCGCGACTCTTGGCAAGTTAAATCCTATCCAAACCGCAGTTTTACACAATGGAACAACCATAGCGTTGCTTTTAAATTCACTAAATAGTGCAGATATAAATCAGAGTTATTAG
- a CDS encoding transcriptional regulator (WYL domain) (Pfam match to PF13280.2 WYL) produces MKNKKIFEILELLDELTSGREVVVRNYALKSGLSDRTIRRYLGDLREFFGENAIFSISQGSYICKNKELFKRFVMPNEQQDESEKLIDMLHIINPGFAKFMPQTHKKVDAKLTKELASVFLIKGSPHEQSPNLRIFGLIQKAIKFRRYCDLTYEDKELKNVKILKIIYSKGNWQLATLCDTNQNNGYKVLRLCFVKDVTIKKSSFYIDDYTENFVRNSETFMDGYRQKSYECIVAVSPNVAKYFKQKRFFRSQKIIGECENGWIKISYEITSDDMIAMLFKRWFPDMVVLSPATLRDKFSLMLKDYNKLMSEFK; encoded by the coding sequence ATGAAAAATAAAAAGATCTTTGAGATTTTAGAGCTTTTAGACGAGCTGACTTCTGGTCGTGAAGTCGTAGTGAGAAACTACGCCTTAAAAAGCGGTCTAAGTGATCGAACTATCAGAAGATATCTTGGGGATTTGCGTGAGTTTTTTGGGGAAAACGCTATTTTTAGTATTTCTCAAGGCTCATATATCTGCAAAAATAAAGAACTTTTCAAACGCTTTGTTATGCCAAACGAGCAGCAAGATGAGAGTGAAAAACTCATAGATATGCTCCACATTATCAACCCGGGTTTTGCTAAATTTATGCCTCAAACTCACAAAAAAGTAGATGCTAAACTCACAAAAGAGCTAGCAAGTGTGTTTTTGATAAAAGGTAGTCCGCATGAGCAAAGCCCGAATTTACGTATATTTGGACTGATACAAAAGGCTATTAAATTTAGAAGATATTGCGATTTGACTTATGAAGATAAAGAGTTAAAAAACGTCAAGATTTTAAAGATTATTTATTCTAAGGGCAATTGGCAACTAGCAACGCTTTGCGATACTAACCAAAACAACGGATATAAGGTGCTTAGGTTATGTTTTGTCAAAGACGTGACCATCAAAAAAAGTTCATTTTATATCGATGATTATACTGAGAATTTCGTTAGAAATAGTGAAACATTTATGGATGGATACAGACAAAAATCTTATGAATGTATCGTCGCAGTCTCGCCAAACGTAGCAAAATACTTTAAGCAAAAGCGTTTTTTTCGCTCACAAAAGATCATCGGCGAATGCGAGAACGGCTGGATAAAGATCAGCTATGAGATCACTAGCGATGATATGATAGCGATGCTGTTTAAACGTTGGTTTCCAGATATGGTTGTACTAAGTCCCGCTACTTTGCGGGATAAATTTAGTCTGATGCTTAAAGACTACAATAAACTTATGAGTGAATTTAAATAA